gttatatGTTTTTTGCACGCTCCACACGAGCGAACCACACGTTTTTTAATGTCGGCTTTGTGGCgctcagctgttgttgttgttgttattgttgtttttggattTTCATTCATTAAACCGGCTTCCGCGAAGCTCCAACAAAATAACAGGAATACAAAAACACAGCccgcagtcagtcagtcactttttgttttgttgttgttgttgttctttgcgATTCTGAtgacgtcgctgtcgcagtcgctgctgaCGTTGTCGTTGGCGTCTTCTCGCTGCCTTGCGTGACCCAAAAGTGGACAAAGTGCAgatgcaatgaaaatgaaaatagctCGAGCAGAACGTGCAGAAAGGGGAATTCCGCTTAAAGTACCGCAAAACGGCAATATAGGCAAATGGGGAGATGGGAagaagttatttttttttttcaattctaatTTCAAATTCCCAATTTACAAGAgggataacaacaacaacaacaataacaattgagTGCTGATCAacccttgttgttgctgcttgttattgttgttgttgttgccttttacACCACCAGCGCCGCCGTCGCCACCACCGCATATAggaataaatacatatatgtatttttagctGCGGGTTTAATGACCCGCTCTCCTCAGTTTAGGCAGCAACCAGCAGCAAGAGACAAGAAGTTCAGTTGACTAATCcactctctttccctctctctctctctctacagcagcaatgccaacagcaacaacaaaaacagcgcTAACCGCAGCGTTCGTCGCTCCTTGgcgtgcaacaacaacaacagcaatgacgTCATGGCCATGGATGCCATGGACGAGGAGCTTTCCTTCTATGATGACGATGCACTGGCACTACCTCAACAACGTGCCGTCAGTCCGGAACTGCTCGGTCTCCTCTCGCCGGAGGGTTCACCGCAGCGTTTCCACATTGTGCGCCAGACCAAAATGCTGCcgtcgacaacaacagcaacaacaacgacaacgacggcAACAGCGACGCCAGCGCGCAGCTTTCGGGTCTTCAACAGCCTGTCGTCGACTGGCTCCATGGAGTCCTCCATGGATGATGAGTACATGGAGCTGTTTGAAATGGAGTCGTTCGCCGGcatccagcagcagcagcagcagtctgAATTCGCCTTTCCCAGCGGCCTCAACTCGCTGATCAGTGGCCAAATAAAGGTGACACCCAAGTCGCCGGTTTCCCTGACCATGATGATGCGGCGTCCGTCGGTGCGACGCTGCCTGAGTATGACAGAGACAAATAGCAATCAGCTTGTACAatcaccacaacaacaacaacaaccaaagaCGCCAGAGACTGCACGGGACTGCTTCAAGCGTCCTGAACCACCCGCATCGGCCAGCTGCTCGCCCATCCAGAGCAAGCGACACCGTTGCGTTGAAAAAGAGAATTGCCCAACACCCACACCTGCAcccacatccacatccgcatccacCAGTAGCCCCACCATTTCCCATGCACCACCATTGCGCAAATGCATGTCACTGAATGATGCAGAGATCATGTCCGCATTGGCACGCTCCGAGAATCGCAGCGAACCGGAGCTGATTGGTGACTTTAGCAAGACTTATGCCCTGCCTTTGATGGAGGGACGCCACAGGGATCTCAAGTCAATCTCCAGTGATACAGTGGCACGTCTGCTGAAAGGTGAATTCGATCAGCAGGTGGCCAGCTATCGTATCATCGATTGCCGCTATCCGTACGAGTTCGAGGGCGGACACATACAGGGTGCCAAGAATCTGTATACACACGAACAGATACTCGAGGAATTCCTAACCGCGCAGCAGACtgagctgcagcagcagcaaaacgcCGATGCCGGCAACAAGCGCAACATTATCATCTTTCACTGTGAATTCTCCTCGGAGCGTGGCCCCAAAATGTCACGATTTCTACGCAATCTGGACCGTGAGCGCAACACAAATGCGTATCCGGCCCTGCACTATCCCGAAATCTATCTACTGCACAATGGCTACAAAGAGTTCTATGAGACACAATCCGAGATGTGTCTGCCGAGCGCATATCGGCCAATGTTGGAGCCAGCCTACAATGAGGCGTATCGCCATTTCCGTGCCAAATCCAAGTCATGGAACGGCGATGGTCTCGGCGGCACCACGGGTCGATTCAAGAAATCACGCTCCCGACTGATgctgtaaatgtaaatattttaattgggtGGCAACTCTCGACACATttgtaaataacaaaacaaggcatatttatttcatttaaacattttaagttgattttgttgattttcgtttgttaatttaataacatttaagcCCTAATTTTAAGCACACCCAAATCATACACTCAGACAAAACACACAGACAATTGTACATTTGCCGAACAAGAAcaatttgatgtatttttattagttatttggttcaatttattattgtttttatgaaatttttgatttagttcaatttatttaGAGATTTAGGTCGAATTTTAACGTAACAAAAATGTGCATTATAATCTAAACAAAAAGTTAatgtcataaaattttaagcccTCCGATTACAGTCCCAACATACATTACATAGTTGATAAGCAGAAAAACAAATggctaaaactaaaaaaaaaaaaaaaaacccaaatcGCACAATCatcatacacatacaaaaacacacacattttaatgATAACTTTAGATTTATAAGAGTTGAAAGTTGAAAACTTCTGATAGGTACAATTTACgcttattatttgtttatttttatgtaattaaacCACAGTAGTCCCACCCCTCAACTCCCCCaagaaagtaaaaaacaagtttattatataatgattattttaagcaaagcTTATTTTTGCATCAAAAAAGGCAATATTATTGAACAAAGgcgtaaattttaaatataaatgacaacactgaactgaaatttaatgcattttaattggttGATAATGGAAATCTGAAAAAATTCTTcgaagaaaat
The genomic region above belongs to Drosophila innubila isolate TH190305 chromosome 3R unlocalized genomic scaffold, UK_Dinn_1.0 2_E_3R, whole genome shotgun sequence and contains:
- the LOC117791876 gene encoding M-phase inducer phosphatase isoform X1, which translates into the protein MLWETIAEENNCTMDCNISSNANSNNKNSANRSVRRSLACNNNNSNDVMAMDAMDEELSFYDDDALALPQQRAVSPELLGLLSPEGSPQRFHIVRQTKMLPSTTTATTTTTTATATPARSFRVFNSLSSTGSMESSMDDEYMELFEMESFAGIQQQQQQSEFAFPSGLNSLISGQIKVTPKSPVSLTMMMRRPSVRRCLSMTETNSNQLVQSPQQQQQPKTPETARDCFKRPEPPASASCSPIQSKRHRCVEKENCPTPTPAPTSTSASTSSPTISHAPPLRKCMSLNDAEIMSALARSENRSEPELIGDFSKTYALPLMEGRHRDLKSISSDTVARLLKGEFDQQVASYRIIDCRYPYEFEGGHIQGAKNLYTHEQILEEFLTAQQTELQQQQNADAGNKRNIIIFHCEFSSERGPKMSRFLRNLDRERNTNAYPALHYPEIYLLHNGYKEFYETQSEMCLPSAYRPMLEPAYNEAYRHFRAKSKSWNGDGLGGTTGRFKKSRSRLML
- the LOC117791876 gene encoding M-phase inducer phosphatase isoform X2, producing MLWETIAEENNCTMDCNISNANSNNKNSANRSVRRSLACNNNNSNDVMAMDAMDEELSFYDDDALALPQQRAVSPELLGLLSPEGSPQRFHIVRQTKMLPSTTTATTTTTTATATPARSFRVFNSLSSTGSMESSMDDEYMELFEMESFAGIQQQQQQSEFAFPSGLNSLISGQIKVTPKSPVSLTMMMRRPSVRRCLSMTETNSNQLVQSPQQQQQPKTPETARDCFKRPEPPASASCSPIQSKRHRCVEKENCPTPTPAPTSTSASTSSPTISHAPPLRKCMSLNDAEIMSALARSENRSEPELIGDFSKTYALPLMEGRHRDLKSISSDTVARLLKGEFDQQVASYRIIDCRYPYEFEGGHIQGAKNLYTHEQILEEFLTAQQTELQQQQNADAGNKRNIIIFHCEFSSERGPKMSRFLRNLDRERNTNAYPALHYPEIYLLHNGYKEFYETQSEMCLPSAYRPMLEPAYNEAYRHFRAKSKSWNGDGLGGTTGRFKKSRSRLML